The stretch of DNA GCAACCGGTTGGCGAGCTTCGTGGACATGCGGCCGAACGACGAGTTTCACACGCTCGGTCGCGAGTAGCCCGCCCGCCGACGCCGACCCGACCCAGAGTCGTTCGCAAGGTAATCGAAACAACGCACGAATCGACGAAATTCCCCGGAAACCTTATACGGCTGCTTTTCGTCGTAGTGGACGCAATGGCGACTGGTACGGTTGCGTTCTTTAACGACACTGGCGGTTACGGGTTCATCGAGACTGAAGATTCGGACGAAGACGTCTTCTTCCACATGGAAGACATCGGCGGTCCGGACCTGGAAGAAGGGCAGGAGGTGGAGTTCGACATCGAACAGGCCGACAAGGGCCCACGAGCGACCAATCTCCAACGGCTGTAGAGCGGAGTGTTGTAACCGCGTTCCGACGGTCGTCGACCGCCGGAACCGGCTTACGACACCCGCATCGGGCCGATCCGAGTCCCGGCTCGATCGGTAGCGGCGCACGAACGAAGGGTTCAGGTTTCTCGACGCGCCGAGCTACAGCGACCCCTCCGCTGCTCGTTCGCGCAGCCGTGACGCTCGCTCTCGGATCGCCTCCCACTCCTCGTCGCCTTTCCGGTCGACGTGGCTGTACATCAGCCCCATCCGCCCCGTGCCGCGGAGCGTCTCCTCGTGTTCCTTCAGGAAGTCCCAGTAGAGCGCGTTGAACGGGCAGGCGTCTTCACCCGTCGTCGCGTCCACGTCGTACGGACAGGTCGCGCAGTGGTCGCTCATCTTGTCGACGTAGTTACCCGAGGAGACGTAGGGTTTCGAGGTGAACGCGTCGGTGGCGAACGAACCCATCCCTAGGACGTTCGGCGTCGTCACCCAGTGGTAGGCGTCGACGAACCCGAAGTGGAACCACTCGTTGAGTTCGTGGGGGTCGGCGCCGACGAGCGTCGCGAAGTTCGAGAGGAGCATCAGCCGCTCGATGTGGTGGGCGTAGCCGTGGTCGTAGACGTGAGACACCGCTTCGTCCAGACACCGCATCCGCGTCTCGCCGTCGTAGTAAAGCGACGGGAGGTCGCGGGAGCGGTCCAGCACGTCTCCCTCGGCCAAGTCGGGCATCGTCCGCCGGTAGACGTGCCGCATGAACTCCCGCCAGCCGAGCACCTGCCGGACGAACCCCTCGACGCTCTCGATGGGGGCGGCGTCACGCTCCCACGCCCCGACGGCGGCGTCGATCACCTCCCGCGGCCCGAGGAGACCGAGGTTCAGCGACGACGAGAGCAAGGAGTGTGCGAGCGCCCACTCGTCGCCCACCATCGCGTCCTGGTACGGGCCGAACTCGGGGAGGCGATGGGTGACGAAGTGATCGAGGGCGTCGAGGGCGCCCTCGCGCGTGACGGGCCACGCGAACCCCTCGCGCTCCCCCCACGTGTCGAACCGTTCGCCGACCCAGTCGAGCGTCTCCCGGGTCAGATCGTCCGGCTCGTACCGCGGGGCCGGCGGCGGCGACCAGTCGTCGGGCGGCGTCTCGCGGTTCGACTCGTCGAAGTTCCACTGACCGCCGACGGGGTCGCCGTCAGCCAGTAGCACGCCCTCGCGCCGACGCAGCCAGCGGTAGAAGTCCTCGTGGCGGAAGTCGCCCCCGTCGTGCCACTCGTCGAACGCCGCGGGCGAGCACAGAAACCGGTCGTCGTCGACGAGAGTGAGCGTTCCGCCGCGGGCGTCGACCAACTCGCGCAGGCGGTCGGCGGCGCCGTAACTCGGGGGGCGCATGAGCCGCAGGTCGTCGCCCGGATGCGCCTCGAAGTGGGCGTCGAGGGCGTCGCCGAACCGCTCGGCGCGGCGGTACTCGACCGCGTAGCCCGCGTCCCGCAACCGGTCGCGGGCGTGACGCATCGCGGCGAAGACGAGGCCGAGTTTCTGGGGGTGGTAGGAACGTCGATCGGCGAAGGCCGTCGCCTCGATCAGCAGGACCCGGTCCGCGCCGTCGAGGACGTGATGATCGGGGTGGAGCTGATCGCCGAGGAGCCAGACGGTCATACACGCCGTTAGGATCGGGGCATCAAAACGGTGTGGTGGGCCGGACGGCCGACCACCCCGCCGTGGCACGGCGAGACGCTTCGTCTCGCCGTCGGACGAGGGGAGAGGCGTGAAACTCGTCGACCGGGCAACCGGCAGGGGCGTCGATGGCCAACCCCGCTCGGATACCGGGCATGTGCTCGTCCTCGAATCAGTGCCGCTCGGCAGTACCGCTTTTGACGACCGACGCGCCCGGACAGTCACGCGCCGCCGCCCGACGAGGACCCGCGTTCGAGCGCCGTGCTACAGCAGGCCGCCGCCGGTACGGACCGTCCGCAGGT from Haloplanus salinus encodes:
- a CDS encoding cold-shock protein produces the protein MATGTVAFFNDTGGYGFIETEDSDEDVFFHMEDIGGPDLEEGQEVEFDIEQADKGPRATNLQRL
- a CDS encoding cryptochrome/photolyase family protein, yielding MTVWLLGDQLHPDHHVLDGADRVLLIEATAFADRRSYHPQKLGLVFAAMRHARDRLRDAGYAVEYRRAERFGDALDAHFEAHPGDDLRLMRPPSYGAADRLRELVDARGGTLTLVDDDRFLCSPAAFDEWHDGGDFRHEDFYRWLRRREGVLLADGDPVGGQWNFDESNRETPPDDWSPPPAPRYEPDDLTRETLDWVGERFDTWGEREGFAWPVTREGALDALDHFVTHRLPEFGPYQDAMVGDEWALAHSLLSSSLNLGLLGPREVIDAAVGAWERDAAPIESVEGFVRQVLGWREFMRHVYRRTMPDLAEGDVLDRSRDLPSLYYDGETRMRCLDEAVSHVYDHGYAHHIERLMLLSNFATLVGADPHELNEWFHFGFVDAYHWVTTPNVLGMGSFATDAFTSKPYVSSGNYVDKMSDHCATCPYDVDATTGEDACPFNALYWDFLKEHEETLRGTGRMGLMYSHVDRKGDEEWEAIRERASRLRERAAEGSL